ACCTCGACGAACGTGTCGAGGTACGGCTCGTTGTCGACGGGGCTCTCGCCGTCTTCGACCGCCGCGACGACCGCCGGGTCGACGTCGACGCCAGTCACTTCCCCGGTCGCCTCGGCGAAGACGGCAGCCAGCGGGAGCCCGATCTTGCCCAGCCCGTACACCGCGACGGGGAACTCGCCGGCGGCGAACGCCTCGCGCTGGGCCGGCTCCTCGTCGACGCTCCCGTACAGCGGCGGTGACTGGCGGCTCATTCGGGCACCACCTCCACCGGGAGCCGCCCCGTCGCGAGTTCGTCGATCCGGGTGGCGAGTTCGAGCGCCCGGAGGCCGTCCTCGCCCGTCACTGCCGGGGGAGCCCCGGTCCGGACCGCCTCGACGAACGCCGACAGCTCGCGTTTCAGCGGCTCGCCGTTGTCGATCGTCGGCTGCTCGACGACGCTCTCGTGTCGGTATCGGAGCGAGCCGTCGGTCTGGACGTACGAGGGGAGCGACCGGCGGTGGATCCGGACCGACTGGTCGATGTAGTCGAGGACGATCCAGCAGTCCTCGGCGGTGATCACGAGTTCGCGGACCTTCCGCTGGGTGACGCGGCTGGCCGTCAGGTTCGCGACGACGCCGTCGTCGAACTGGAGGGTCGCCGTGACGTGGCGGTTGTCACACGCGCCGACCGCGGTGAGTCCCTCGATCTCCCCGTCGACGAGCGACAACAGCACGTCGATGTCGTGGATCATCAGGTCGATCGCCACGCTCTCGGTGACGGCGCGGTCGACCGGCGGGCCCAGCCGTCTGGCGTCGATCGCGATGACGTCGAGGTCGGCGAGGACGTCGCCCAGCGCCTCCACGGCGGGGTTGAACCGTTCGACGTGGCCGACCTGGAGCGTGACGTCCGCCGCCCGTGCGCGCTCGATGAGGTCGCGTCCCGCCGCGAGGTCGTCGACGAGCGGCTTCTCGATCAGGACGTCGACCCCCGCGTCGACGGCCGCCCGGGCCACGGGCGCGTGCGCCGGGGTCGGAACGACGATCGACACCGCATCGACGCGGTCGATCAGCTCCGCCTGGTCCAGCGCCCGCGTCCCGTGCTCGGCGGCGACCTCGACCGCTCGCTCGTGGTCGGCGTCGGTGACGCCCACAAGTTCGACGCCCGGGTGTTCGGTGTAGATCCGGACGTGGTGGCGGCCCATCCGGCCGACGCCGACTACGCCCACCCGGATCCGCTCGCCCGCCGCCCGTTGGCGCTCACTCATCGTCGAACTCCATGACGGCCGTGCGGATCGTCTCGACGTCCTCGTCCGAGAGCGCCGGGTGGACCGGGAGCGAGACGACCTCCTTCGCGGCTCGCTCGGCGACCGGGTGGGAGCCGTCGTAGTCGTCGTATGCCGGCTGGCGGTGGATCGGCGTCGGGTAGTAGATCGCCGTCCCGACGCCCGCCTCTTCGAGGTGGGCGCGGAACCGCTCGCGCGCCGCCGTCCGGACCGTGAACTGGTGGTAGACGTGCGTGCGCCCGTCGGGTTCTGTCGGGGCGTCGAGACCGCGCTCGTCGACCGCGGGGGCGAGCCGGCTCGCGTGCTCCCGTCGTGCGTCGGTGAAATCGGGGAGCCGTTCGAGCTGGATCCGGCCGATCGCCGCCGCGATCTCGGTCATCCGGTAGTTGTAGCCGACTTCGGTGTGGGTGGCGTCGTCGGTTCGGCCGTGATCGACGAGCCGCGCCGCCCGCCTTGCCACGTCTTCCCGGTCGGTGACGACCATCCCCCCCTCGCCGGTCGTCATGTTCTTCGTGGGGTAAAACGAGAAGCAGCCGGCGTCGCCGATCGAGCCGACGCGGCGGCCGTCGACCGCCGCGCCGTGGGCCTGTGCGGCGTCCTCGACGAGCAGGAGGCCGTGTGTCTCACAGAGCTCGGCCAGCCGGTCCATGTCGGCCGGTAGGCCGTAGAGGTGGACGGCCAACACCGCCTCGACGTTCCCGTCGAACCGGTCGATCGTGCGCTCGACGGCCTCGGGGTCGAGCGTGTACGTCTCGGGGTCGATGTCCGCGAACACCGGCGTCGCCCCGCAGTGGCGGATCGCGTTGGCGGTCGCGATAAACGAGAAGGGCGTCGTGATCACGCGGTCGCCCTCGCCGATGCCGCACGCTTCCAGCGCCGCGTGGAGCGCGGTCGTTCCGTTGCTCGTCGCGACCGCGTGTGCCGTCCCGCAGAAGTCGGCGAACTCGTCTTCGAGCTGCCGGACCTCCGTTCCGGCCGCGAGCTGTCCGCTCCCCATCACCTTGAGGACGTGCTGTTTCTCCAGGAAGCCGAGCGTCGG
This sequence is a window from Salinigranum marinum. Protein-coding genes within it:
- a CDS encoding DegT/DnrJ/EryC1/StrS family aminotransferase; the encoded protein is MIPIASPTLGFLEKQHVLKVMGSGQLAAGTEVRQLEDEFADFCGTAHAVATSNGTTALHAALEACGIGEGDRVITTPFSFIATANAIRHCGATPVFADIDPETYTLDPEAVERTIDRFDGNVEAVLAVHLYGLPADMDRLAELCETHGLLLVEDAAQAHGAAVDGRRVGSIGDAGCFSFYPTKNMTTGEGGMVVTDREDVARRAARLVDHGRTDDATHTEVGYNYRMTEIAAAIGRIQLERLPDFTDARREHASRLAPAVDERGLDAPTEPDGRTHVYHQFTVRTAARERFRAHLEEAGVGTAIYYPTPIHRQPAYDDYDGSHPVAERAAKEVVSLPVHPALSDEDVETIRTAVMEFDDE
- a CDS encoding Gfo/Idh/MocA family oxidoreductase; the protein is MSERQRAAGERIRVGVVGVGRMGRHHVRIYTEHPGVELVGVTDADHERAVEVAAEHGTRALDQAELIDRVDAVSIVVPTPAHAPVARAAVDAGVDVLIEKPLVDDLAAGRDLIERARAADVTLQVGHVERFNPAVEALGDVLADLDVIAIDARRLGPPVDRAVTESVAIDLMIHDIDVLLSLVDGEIEGLTAVGACDNRHVTATLQFDDGVVANLTASRVTQRKVRELVITAEDCWIVLDYIDQSVRIHRRSLPSYVQTDGSLRYRHESVVEQPTIDNGEPLKRELSAFVEAVRTGAPPAVTGEDGLRALELATRIDELATGRLPVEVVPE